AAGTATCCCCGCGCCAGTGAGCCCGTGCTGTTAGAAAACCCCAGCCGCGTCAACACCCTACTGTTTAGCCCCGATGGCCGCTATATCTTCTCGGGGGATAGCGACGGTACCTTAGCGCTCTGGGATGTGGAAGCCGAGGAATTAATAGGCCGGAGTGATGACGGCCAGAGCCACGATCGCGGCATTCTCGAGGTGACGTATGATCCGGCTAATAACCTCTATGCTAGTGGCAGTAGTGATGGCACCGTGAAACTGTGGCGACTGCGTTAGTGCAGGATTCAGGCAACGGGGTTGTGGTCCTCTCTGTGATGCCGTATGTGGTCTTATAGGCAAGGGGACAGGGTGTCATGCCCAGTAACATTCAGGGTGACCATTGAGTACAATCATGGCGATGTGTTTAGGACGTAGATGCTAGTGGCCTTAAGGGCTAGCATTAGCGATATCCATCACCATGAGCACTGCGTTAACGCCAGAGGACTCCCTATTTCGGTTAGTTGACCGAGTAGCTACGCATCTGGAGCCAGTATCGGTTCAGAGCCATGGGTTGAAGGCAATTCTACAGTCCTGGTTAGGCTTTCTGGCAGCTCAGTCAGAGGCGGCCATCATCTGGACTAAGCTGCCGCGGGGTAGAGGATGGCAGGAATTGCTGAGCCAATACGGTCATGCTCAACCGCGATCGCATCTATACTGCCTAGATCGACCCAGGCAAGAGGGGGGCAATCGTCCCCAAGTAGCTCCCCCGCAGCTGCGCCTACCTTTACCCGATCGCCGGCTGTGGCGAGGCGAGTATCTGCTGCTCTTCTGCCTGCCGTCTGGGTCTGGGGTTCTGCTGGCCCAGCGCCACCCGCCAGCATCGCAACGGGGACCTCAGGCGGGGGAGGCGACAGCCGCCCAACGGGTAGAGCTACGCGTTGTCAGTTCCCTGCAACCGACTGTGGTCAGCGAGGTCAGAGCCGCCCTGCAGCAAATGCTTTATACCTGCCTGCAGACCTATCCGGATCACGTCGAGTGGACAGACCTGCTCAGCCATTGGGAGACTGTTTGTCCTCCACCAGCGTCCTCTACTAACCTAGCCTGGCTAGATCAGTTTCTCTGCTGGCAATGGCAAAAACAGGCGCAGTTAGGCCACCAAGTCTCCCGGTACCGCCGACAGGCCCAATCAGCCACCGACCTCTCCCGGCAAAATGAGTCGCTGATGAGCCAACTGCAACTCAGGGAGGAATTTTGCCATGCCATTGGTCAAGAGCTGCGGACGCCGTTGGCCAATATCAAAATGGCCCTGTCTCTGTTGACGTCTTCTAAGTTACCGCCACAACAACAGCAGCGCTACTTGACCTTGATCAGCCACGAATGCGATCGCCAGAGTTCCGTCATTAACGGAGTATTAGACCTGCTCCAGATCGAGGTCAATGCCCGCCAAGTAACCCCTGCACCAAGCCGGTTAATCGAGACCGTCCCGGCTGTCATCAGCACCTATCAGCCCCTGGCTGAGGAGAAGGGGATCCGCTTGACCTGTACCATTACCGATGATTTACCGTCCCTGGCCTGTCCAGAGGCTTGGCTGCGCCAGATCATGATCCATTTAGTCCACAACAGCATCAAATATACCCCCAGTGGTGGTGAAGCCTGGGTGGCAGCCCAGCAGCGGCAAGCTGACAGAGTCGAGGTGGTGATTCAAGATACTGGCCAGGGCATTGCCCCTAATGAGGTGCCCAAGATCTTTGACCACTTTTACCAGGGGCGGCAGCAACCACCGGATCAGCCTGAAGGGGCGGGGCTAGGGCTGACCATTGTGCAACAGTTGCTGACCCACTGCGGCGGCACCATTACGGTGAACAGTCATCCGGGTAAAGGCACTACCTTTCGAGTGTATTTTCCCACCCATGAGGAGCCTGAGCAATAGACCAATGACCAAGACAGACTTAGAGAGAGCGGCGCTCTAAGGGCAAGAAGACGGTCAACACTTCTCCCTGTTGTGGCCGTTGCCGCACGATTAGCTTGCCCCCCAAGGCCTGGAATAGGTTCTTCGTGGCCTCCAGGTTAAGGCTGAGGCCCCCGGTTTCGGGCTGCAGCATCAGCAGATGGCCCAGAGAACGCAGCGGCGGAGACGATGGCTCTAGCTCCGGTTCTAGGGAATGGCCATCTATAGAGGTGGCCTGGAATTTTAGTTTCAGCTGGTGCCCTGCCAGCACCACCACCAGTTGAATATGGCTCTGGGCTGGCAAACCCTGGACGAAGCGCTCTACCAAGCCTGTGAGCACCTGATTCAGGAGGGTAGGATCGCTGGTGACCAGGGGCAATTGGGCTGGCAGATCCACCGCCAGGGTTAGGTTATGGCGATTGGCCTGCTGTTGCCACAGAGGAATGGCGTCTTGAAACAGTTGTCCCAGGGACATGGGAGCCAATGGACATCGACGTTGGCTGGCTTGAGTCTCCAGTTCTAGGGCTCGGAAAATCAGATTGAAGCGATCGATCTGCTGGGTGCAGGCTTGATCGATCAACTGTAGCCGCCGCTGAACTGCCTCAGCGATATCCTGTCGCTTTAGTAGGGAGCGGGTCAGGGTGCGAATGGTGGTCAATGGGGTACGAATTTCGTGGGCCATGGCCTGCAGTAATTCGGCATCGGCACTGGGGGCCGATGTCGCCGGTGTCTCTTGGTTGGGGGGCCAGGGTAGGGGGGTATCTGGGCGCCTCTCTAGAGGGGGGCTGGCCATGGGTCCATTGGCTGAGGCGGCAGCAGCCTGGGCGGGCTCCCAGCTAGCCAGACGGATATCGGCGTCGGTCCGGGGGGCTGAAGGGGTTTCGACGGGCAGATGGGTGAGCAAGAGCCGGCTAAACTGGGCGACCAGTCGATAATCTGGCGCCTGAAAATCCAGTTCGCCGATCTGGTGGTCTAAGGCCGGTAGGCGTTGGGGGCAGACTTGGGCAATGCGCGATCGCATCTGCTGCCAGATCTGCTCGTTCAAGGCTGGTGCAAAGGAAAACCGGAAGGCAGGTCCTTGACCCAACACTAGAGACAGACTGAAGTGAGGCATCACCACCAGGCAGAACCGCTCGTTACCCAGGGGATCCTCAGGATCTAAGGGCACCAGGCAGGATTTGCCGATCAGGGTGGCCGGGTCCCCCTGGGCAGGCAGCCTGGGCAAGGTCGATAGCCACTGGCGTGGAATCAGAATCCAGGGAGACACCCTGGCCAATAGGTGAGCGTCCCGTAGCACTGGCAATGGTCCCGAAATCACCACCCCTGGAGTGGCTTCTGCAGCCGGCGGCTCCGGGACCGGAGATAGGCTAGTCTGAAGCAATTGATTGACGGCGGCCAGGCTGCCCCACCACTGTGTCTCTGCCTGCAGCCGCTGCTGCACCTGGGGGCACGACTGCGGCCAGGAAACAGCCCCATCGCCCGCACTATGGTCCGCACTATGCTCTGGAAACAGCCTCCCTAGAGGCTGTTCCTGGTCTAGGATGTTGCTCAGT
This portion of the Halomicronema hongdechloris C2206 genome encodes:
- a CDS encoding ATP-binding protein, whose product is MSTALTPEDSLFRLVDRVATHLEPVSVQSHGLKAILQSWLGFLAAQSEAAIIWTKLPRGRGWQELLSQYGHAQPRSHLYCLDRPRQEGGNRPQVAPPQLRLPLPDRRLWRGEYLLLFCLPSGSGVLLAQRHPPASQRGPQAGEATAAQRVELRVVSSLQPTVVSEVRAALQQMLYTCLQTYPDHVEWTDLLSHWETVCPPPASSTNLAWLDQFLCWQWQKQAQLGHQVSRYRRQAQSATDLSRQNESLMSQLQLREEFCHAIGQELRTPLANIKMALSLLTSSKLPPQQQQRYLTLISHECDRQSSVINGVLDLLQIEVNARQVTPAPSRLIETVPAVISTYQPLAEEKGIRLTCTITDDLPSLACPEAWLRQIMIHLVHNSIKYTPSGGEAWVAAQQRQADRVEVVIQDTGQGIAPNEVPKIFDHFYQGRQQPPDQPEGAGLGLTIVQQLLTHCGGTITVNSHPGKGTTFRVYFPTHEEPEQ
- a CDS encoding sensor histidine kinase, with product MASFSHRSLSNILDQEQPLGRLFPEHSADHSAGDGAVSWPQSCPQVQQRLQAETQWWGSLAAVNQLLQTSLSPVPEPPAAEATPGVVISGPLPVLRDAHLLARVSPWILIPRQWLSTLPRLPAQGDPATLIGKSCLVPLDPEDPLGNERFCLVVMPHFSLSLVLGQGPAFRFSFAPALNEQIWQQMRSRIAQVCPQRLPALDHQIGELDFQAPDYRLVAQFSRLLLTHLPVETPSAPRTDADIRLASWEPAQAAAASANGPMASPPLERRPDTPLPWPPNQETPATSAPSADAELLQAMAHEIRTPLTTIRTLTRSLLKRQDIAEAVQRRLQLIDQACTQQIDRFNLIFRALELETQASQRRCPLAPMSLGQLFQDAIPLWQQQANRHNLTLAVDLPAQLPLVTSDPTLLNQVLTGLVERFVQGLPAQSHIQLVVVLAGHQLKLKFQATSIDGHSLEPELEPSSPPLRSLGHLLMLQPETGGLSLNLEATKNLFQALGGKLIVRQRPQQGEVLTVFLPLERRSL